A stretch of DNA from Methanolinea mesophila:
AGGTACGATTGTTCCTACCAGGTTCTTCCCGAGGATCTCATCCTCCGAATACCCGAAGAACTTCAGTGCGTAAGAATTCATGAACGTGATATTCGCGGCGGTATCGAACCTGAGGATGATGCTGTTCGCGCTCTGCACCAGGGTACGATATTTCTCTTCGCTCTCCCGTAGTTCCGCGATCATGGTCTTTAACCGGGAAACCATTGCGGTTACGCTCTCCTCGAGTTTCAGCAGCTCCTGTCCCAGCGGGGGGGAGAGGGGGTGGTCGAGGTCCCCGGCAGCGATGCTGTCCACGTCGTCCGCCATCCTGCCGATCGGCCTGGTGAAGGTCCGGATAACGACGAACGCACCGAGACCGCAGAATATGAAGGCGATCGCCCCGAGCGAGAGATAGAATGATACGCTCGAGGCGAGCGCCTCCCGGATGGGGAGGTCGTTGTAGGTGAGCTCGACAATCCGGCTCACATCTGAACCGTACCTGGGATCGCGGAGGTCGATGAACAGGTACCGGGTGGTCTCCCCCGGCGTCGCGCTCTGGACCTCCACGGTGGTCCTGTTGGCGAGAACTCCTGCCAGGAACTCCTTGAAGGCGGGGTCTGTGATATCCACGGAGGTATCGTTCACCCGTTCGCGGAGCGTGCTGTCGAACACCCTCACGTTCTCGACGTAGGGGTTGTCCTGTTCCACCTGGTCGATGAGTTCCCTGTCGAGGAACCGGAAGGTCGAGATCGAGGGGTAATCGACGGCAAGCCCGAATTCCAGGATGTACCGGTGGTCGGGAGTGGGCATGTAGGCATACTTCTTCCACGTCCCCGTGCTCTTCTCGTTCACGATCCGGTCGGGAAAGACCCCCTCGGAGAGACGGATCTTCTGCAGGTATTCGGCGAAGTAAGGGGCGAACTCCTCGAAGTTCAGACCGAGTTCACGGGGGTACGTGGTGTAGCGGATGGTCGAGTGCTCGTCGATCACGATGAGCTCCATATCCCCTCCGAGCGCCGATTTCACGGCCTCGAGGTCCATCTTCGAGGGGTCGCGCCCGGAACGTTCGTATTCTGCAACGAACAAGGGAAACGATTCCTCCATCCGCTTGTTCAGGCTCTCGTCGAAGACACGGAGCCCTTCTTCCTTGGTGATGAACACGGCGGCGAGGTGGTCCTCGGTATGGAGCTCAAGTGTCCGGGCGTTCTCGCGGAGCGTCTGCTCGGTCGTGAGGTAGCTGATGCCGATCAGGCCGATGACGGCAACCATCAGGATCAGGAAGATCGCACCGATGAGGTAGTAGGAAAGTGGATATCTCCGATAGAACGCTCTCAGTATATTCCCCCCGGTCCGTACTTAGCGATCTGGTCCGGGGATGCTCATGATACTTTGCAATGCACTCGACGGGCGGCACGGGGAGAGATGCATCCCGGGGAACGGTCCTGGTGAACGGGACGCCGGGCAGGCCCCTGTCTCCCGGGAGCGGCCCTTTTTTGGAAGTCACGGGGGTATCTGCCGTGAGATCCCCTGCCGGCCCGGCGGTCGCTCTGGTACACTATCGGGGCCGGGGATGTCGGGGGTCCGATAAAGCCGGAATGGGCGGAGGCGGTTTCCCGGAGGAGTTCACCCCGCTCTTCATAAGGTATCCCGTCACACCGGGATACCAGGTACCATGCAGATTATCGACGCCACAAAGATGCCGAGCTCGCCGAACCCTCACCATGTCGATGCACGGAAACTGTTCGAGAACCCTCACGCCGCGGTGGTGATGATCACCCTGCAGCCCGGGGAATCGTTGAAGAAGCACATCACTCCGGTCGATGTCCTCTTCTATGTCCTGGAAGGGACCGGGACCGTGGAGATCGGGGACGTGCACGCCACGGTGGGGAAGGATAACCTGATCGAGAGCCCGGCCCGGGTTCCGCACCGGTGGATCAACGAGAGCGGTGCGGTGTTCCGGGTCCTGGTGATCAAGGTGCCGAAACCGACGGAGGAGACGAAGATCCTCTAGAGGAACTTCTCCGGCAGCCCGGTTTTACCGGCCCGGGGCGGGAGTTCCTCCAAACGTTTTTCTGGTGCGACCGATAACGCTAATTCCTGTACCGGGTCCGTGGTGAACCCCAGCACCGGGAACACCCCGAATTATCACTGCGATACTGCCCGGGTCACCGAATACCCCGAGGCCCCACCATGTCAAGGAAGACGTTACGCCAGGCGGACCGCGTCGAGATCACCGTCATCACCGATAACTACACCGACCTCCTTATGCAGGAGGAGTCTCTGAACGTCCGCCGGTTCAAGGCACCACGCCCCCTCGCACCGCTCGCCGAACACGGGCTGTCCTGCCTGGTAAAAGTCCGGAAAGGGAGCGAGGAGCACTGCCTGCTCATGGACACCGGGATCTCCCCGACGTGCTTTCTCCACAACACGGACCTGCTCGGGGTGGACTGCGATGCGATCGAGGAGGTCGTCCTCTCTCACGGGCACTGGGACCATTTCGGAGGGCTCCCCGGGCTCCTCTCGCGGGTAGGCCGGGAGATACCGGTCACCGTCCACCCGGACGCCTTCTTCGAGCGCCGGATCAACCTCCCCCTCCCGGAACGACCGTCCTTTCTCCCCCGGATGGACGAGGAGGAGTTCGTTCGCATGGGTGCGGTGTTCCGGAAGTCCCGGGTACCCGAACTCCACGCCTCGGGGCTCGTGCTCTGCACCGGAGAGGTGGAACGGACCACCCCGTTCGAAGGCAGTGTCTCGTGGACGGAGATGAAGGTCGACGGCACCTGGACCCCGGATACATTCCCCGACGACCAGTCGCTGGTCATCAACGTGAAGAACAAGGGGCTCGTGGTGCTCTCCGGGTGCGCCCACGCGGGGATCGTCAACACCGTGATGCACGCCATACGGTTGATGGGGACCGACCGGGTCCATGCCGTGCTCGGCGGGTTCCACCTGAGCGGACCGCTCTTCGACCCCGTCATCCCCCCGACCATCGAGGCCCTGCAGCAGATCGGACCGCACTTCGTGGTCCCTATGCACTGCACCGGGTGGAAGGCGATCACCCGGATCGCAAAAGAGATGCCGGGCCAGTTCGTGCTGAACACCGTGGGGACGACCTATGTGTTCTAGAGAGCAGGGTGTACAGGGTTTCGGGTACTGCCTTCACGTTATCCGGCCCCCGTGCTTCCGGGGACTTATGTTATGAGAAAGGGTACACGCCCGATATACTACGGCCGTTTGCGGGGTGCGGGAGTCTACCGGGGTGTCCGGTCCCGGTATTCCCGGAGCAGGGCCTCGGCGTACAGGGCTTCCTTTTTCGTGGGGACGTAGTTGAACTCTTTTACCCGCTTTACGATCTCGGCCGTGATCGAAGCATCCTCGGCAAGGTGGAGCGCCTGCACCTGTTCGATGATGAAATCCAGGTTCTCGATGCCGGTCTCCTTTCCGTCGATCATAATCCTTTTCGTGCCGACCTTATCGGCTGGGATCCCGCCGCAGATCGAGCAGTAATACCCGTCCTTCTCGTTCCCCGCCATTGTCACTCCCGGATCATGACCAGCATCATCTTGAACCGCGTGATCGCGGACAGTGCGTGGGGGACGTTCGCCGGGAAGATGATGGTATCTCCCGCCTTCATCCTCGAGGTAGTCCCCGCGACCCAGACCTCGCATTCCCCGTCGAGGATCGTGACCACCGCGTCGTAGGGTGCGGTGTGTTCGGAGAGCCCCTCGTCCTCGTCGAAGGAGAAGAGGGTGATACTCCCCGCCTTCCGGTTGACGATCATCCTGCTCGCGACCGTCCCTTCCTGGTACTGGACCAGGTCCGGCAGGTGCAGTACCTTACCCAGGAGATCCGCCCGGCGGGAATCGTGCGTTCCGGGTTGTTCAGGAGTGAACTCCACCATGATACTCCTCCGGAACACTATTCGTCCGGGGAGGCCATGAGTCCTTCCACGTTTCACATCCCTTATCCTCATCAACCTCTCACCTGATCCCATGGACCCGGTCATCGCCGCCATCAGGACCGAACTTGCCGAACACGCCGACCCGGAGATCCGGAAGTCCTCGCAGCGGTTCTTCAGGGAGGAGATCACCTCCTACGGGATGAAGACCGCGACGGTGGAAAAGATCGCGAAGAAGTACTGGAAGGAGGTCAAATCACGTGAAAAGGAGGAGATCTTCTCCCTCTGCGAGGAGCTCTACCGGTCGGGATATATCGAGGAGTCATTCATCGTCTCCACATGGGCCCACCTGCTCTCCGACCGGTTCGAACCGGAGGACCTCGCGGTCTTCTCGCGATGGATCGACACCTGGATCACCAACTGGGCCTCCTGTGACGGGTTCTGCAACCATGCGGTGGGGGACTTCATGATGAGGTATCCCGACCGGGTCGGAGCGCTTTACCGGTGGGCCAGGTCGCCGAACCGGTGGATGCGCCGGGCGGCCTGCGTATCCCTGATCGTGCCCGCAAAACGGGGGCAGTTTTTGAACGAGGCCTTCGCGCTCGCCGATATCGTGCTGACCGACCCGGACGACATGGTCCGGAAGGGCTACGGGTGGCTCCTGAAGGAGGCGAGCCGGAAGCATCAGCAGGAAGTATTCGAGTACGTGGTGCGGAACAGGGCGGTGATGCCGAGGACCGCACTCCGGTACGCGATCGAGCTGATGCCGAAGGAGATGCGGGCCGAAGCGATGAAGAAGTAGGAACCTCTTCCAAGACGATACCCGGGTGATTGGCTCTCGGGAAAAGTACCCGGGGAGTATGACCTCATGAGGGTTGACTTTTATTCATCATTTTTCGAGTGCAGGCGACATACGTTCCCCGGGGAGATGATTCCCCTTATCGATTATCCCTGCTCCCGCCACATTCGAATTATCGGATCATGTTATTTCGGATTTGTGACAGGAGCGGCTGTTCCCGGGAAACCTTCATATATGCTGCAGGGTATCACAGGGGTGAGGGAAGGAAATGGCGAAAGCACACGAGCCCACCGTGGCCAAGGTAATCGAGCTGATCGGCAGCTCGCCGAAGAGTTTTGACGATGCGATCGCGAACGCGGTCAAGGAGGCCGCAAAGACGGTCAGGAACGTCAAGGGAG
This window harbors:
- a CDS encoding cupin domain-containing protein: MVEFTPEQPGTHDSRRADLLGKVLHLPDLVQYQEGTVASRMIVNRKAGSITLFSFDEDEGLSEHTAPYDAVVTILDGECEVWVAGTTSRMKAGDTIIFPANVPHALSAITRFKMMLVMIRE
- a CDS encoding MBL fold metallo-hydrolase; the encoded protein is MSRKTLRQADRVEITVITDNYTDLLMQEESLNVRRFKAPRPLAPLAEHGLSCLVKVRKGSEEHCLLMDTGISPTCFLHNTDLLGVDCDAIEEVVLSHGHWDHFGGLPGLLSRVGREIPVTVHPDAFFERRINLPLPERPSFLPRMDEEEFVRMGAVFRKSRVPELHASGLVLCTGEVERTTPFEGSVSWTEMKVDGTWTPDTFPDDQSLVINVKNKGLVVLSGCAHAGIVNTVMHAIRLMGTDRVHAVLGGFHLSGPLFDPVIPPTIEALQQIGPHFVVPMHCTGWKAITRIAKEMPGQFVLNTVGTTYVF
- a CDS encoding NAC family transcription factor — its product is MAGNEKDGYYCSICGGIPADKVGTKRIMIDGKETGIENLDFIIEQVQALHLAEDASITAEIVKRVKEFNYVPTKKEALYAEALLREYRDRTPR
- a CDS encoding sensor histidine kinase, which encodes MVAVIGLIGISYLTTEQTLRENARTLELHTEDHLAAVFITKEEGLRVFDESLNKRMEESFPLFVAEYERSGRDPSKMDLEAVKSALGGDMELIVIDEHSTIRYTTYPRELGLNFEEFAPYFAEYLQKIRLSEGVFPDRIVNEKSTGTWKKYAYMPTPDHRYILEFGLAVDYPSISTFRFLDRELIDQVEQDNPYVENVRVFDSTLRERVNDTSVDITDPAFKEFLAGVLANRTTVEVQSATPGETTRYLFIDLRDPRYGSDVSRIVELTYNDLPIREALASSVSFYLSLGAIAFIFCGLGAFVVIRTFTRPIGRMADDVDSIAAGDLDHPLSPPLGQELLKLEESVTAMVSRLKTMIAELRESEEKYRTLVQSANSIILRFDTAANITFMNSYALKFFGYSEDEILGKNLVGTIVPSIDSSGNDLGTKIHDLFVHPEQYEASENENIKKDGSVVWISWTNQPLRDQEGAIIGILSIGNDITRLKQAEREIQTLNSELEQRVADRTRQLTEVNRNLESFTYSVSHDLRSPLRAISGYSSILLEDLANIPEKERRYLEMLRQNAHEMGRLIDDLLNFSRLGQRSLQITTIHPQPFIREILQDLREDPAASRVQFIIGDLPPCRADPVLMKQVLTNLLSNAIKFSRMREHPVVEIGATEKDGCKVFFVRDNGVGFDMRYAGKIFGVFQRLHNADEYEGTGVGLAIVHRIIELHGGVIWVESAPDQGTTFYFTCASESSVDS
- a CDS encoding cupin domain-containing protein, encoding MQIIDATKMPSSPNPHHVDARKLFENPHAAVVMITLQPGESLKKHITPVDVLFYVLEGTGTVEIGDVHATVGKDNLIESPARVPHRWINESGAVFRVLVIKVPKPTEETKIL
- a CDS encoding dodecin family protein, with the translated sequence MAKAHEPTVAKVIELIGSSPKSFDDAIANAVKEAAKTVRNVKGVYVQDLDGKVEGNKIVEYRAIVKVTFVVEREG
- a CDS encoding DNA alkylation repair protein produces the protein MDPVIAAIRTELAEHADPEIRKSSQRFFREEITSYGMKTATVEKIAKKYWKEVKSREKEEIFSLCEELYRSGYIEESFIVSTWAHLLSDRFEPEDLAVFSRWIDTWITNWASCDGFCNHAVGDFMMRYPDRVGALYRWARSPNRWMRRAACVSLIVPAKRGQFLNEAFALADIVLTDPDDMVRKGYGWLLKEASRKHQQEVFEYVVRNRAVMPRTALRYAIELMPKEMRAEAMKK